The genomic window TTTTCAGAAGTGTCCACAATAATTGTCTCAAGTATCTCGATAAGCACAAATCAGAAAAACAAAATATTGATTCCTTAAATTATTTACTGGAAGATCACGAAATAACAGAACCTGTCTCTTTAGATTATGCATTTTCAAATATAGTTGCCCAGGAATTGGAAGAAAAGGCCGTAGAAGTTCTTGAGTCACTTCCTGAACAATGTAAAAAAATCTATTATTTGAATCGTTTTGAAAATTTGAGCTATACGGAAATTGCTGAAAGACTAAATATTACAGTAGGAACGGTGAAAACTCAAATGAGCCGGGCTTTCCAAAAATTCCGTATCAATCTTATCGATTACCTGCCCTTACTGATTATTCTGATATTCTGGAAATAAAAAATAAAAATTTACTTTTTTTTGTCAACCACTTTGACCGTTTCCCGGTCTTTATAATTAGAAATGAAAATATGGAAAAAGAGAATCAAACATATTCCTCTATGGATGAATTCCTGATTAAGTATCTGGTTGGATCTGCAACCGGACAGGAGAGAAATGATGCTCGCGAATGGATTAATAAGAATTCAAACAACAGGAAGTATTTTGAAGAACTCAAAACTTTTTATCAACTCACCAAAGTTGTCCAAGATCCTTCCGGCTTTGATAAAACTGAAGGCTGGAACCGGGTAGCCGCCGGTTATTATAAGTCAAAATATCAGACAGAGAAAGCCAGGGAAAAACAATCAGGGAAAAAAATCTACTGGCGGATAGCTCTAATGTCGGCAGCTGCTTGTATAGCTTTTGTTTTAGGATTTCTTTTAAAGGATTATCAGACCATTTACCGTCAGGGAATGATGAAATTCAACGAGATCTCCGTTCCGCTGGGCGCCAGGTCACAGGTTACCCTGTCTGACGGCACAAAAGTATGGTTGAATGCAGGGAGTAAATTGAGATACCCTGTGAATTTTGTAGATAAAACCCGGGAAGTATACCTGGAAGGGGAAGCTTTTTTTGATGTAACCAAGCAGAAAAAAAGATTATTCGTGGTGAAAACTTCAGATATTCTGGTAAAAGTTTATGGAACGCAGTTTAATGTAAAATCATATCCTGAAGAGAATATCATCCAGACAACATTAGTAAGGGGTTCGGTGGCTATTGAAAATATGCACAAGGGATACGAAAATCAAATAGTTTATTTGAAACCTAATCAGACCGCTACTTTTTATAAGGAACAGAAAGAAACAGCTTCTCTCCAAAAGGGACCCTTAGCAAAAATTGCCGAGAAGAAAAACATTAAAACGATCCCTGAAAAAATTGAGATCATTCCCAATATCAATCCTGTACCTATCATATCCTGGAAGGACAACCGCTGGGTCATTGATGGGGAAACTCTCGATCAGTTAGCTGTTAATTTAGAACGACGCTATAATGTTCAAATTCAGTTTAATGATGAATCGCTTAAAAAATATAAATTTTCTGGTACCCTGACCAATGAGACTTTTGAACAGGTTTTGAAAATTGTTCAAATATCGGCCCCTGTTTTATTTGTCATTAATAGTAATCATGTGCTGATTAAAGATGATCCTTCATACAAAAAGAATTATGACAAACTGATTATGCAGACAAATTATTAAATAATTAAAAACTGATTGCCTATGGGAGATGTAGATCAACAAAGAAAAAAATCGCAGAATGAGCCACCATTCCGCGATTTCATGAATTTTAATGTATCATTTTGCCGCCAATGCCTGACACTCAATATATTAGGCTTGGCATTTAATAACACTAAAATCTAACAAATTTATGAAAAAAAAACCTAAGTATGCCCATTTTTCCTTAC from Bacteroidota bacterium includes these protein-coding regions:
- a CDS encoding RNA polymerase sigma-70 factor gives rise to the protein MLTEPELLRLLNDGDEKVVRSIFDRYYDSLCLYAESIIKDHHAAEEIVEDIFIHFWLNAKDIQIYQSLKSYLFRSVHNNCLKYLDKHKSEKQNIDSLNYLLEDHEITEPVSLDYAFSNIVAQELEEKAVEVLESLPEQCKKIYYLNRFENLSYTEIAERLNITVGTVKTQMSRAFQKFRINLIDYLPLLIILIFWK
- a CDS encoding FecR domain-containing protein — protein: MEKENQTYSSMDEFLIKYLVGSATGQERNDAREWINKNSNNRKYFEELKTFYQLTKVVQDPSGFDKTEGWNRVAAGYYKSKYQTEKAREKQSGKKIYWRIALMSAAACIAFVLGFLLKDYQTIYRQGMMKFNEISVPLGARSQVTLSDGTKVWLNAGSKLRYPVNFVDKTREVYLEGEAFFDVTKQKKRLFVVKTSDILVKVYGTQFNVKSYPEENIIQTTLVRGSVAIENMHKGYENQIVYLKPNQTATFYKEQKETASLQKGPLAKIAEKKNIKTIPEKIEIIPNINPVPIISWKDNRWVIDGETLDQLAVNLERRYNVQIQFNDESLKKYKFSGTLTNETFEQVLKIVQISAPVLFVINSNHVLIKDDPSYKKNYDKLIMQTNY